The sequence below is a genomic window from Sebastes fasciatus isolate fSebFas1 chromosome 11, fSebFas1.pri, whole genome shotgun sequence.
aatactctgttagaataaaagtaataatactgTATTAGTACTAatacctctctgtgtgtctttagGGTTTAGTGCCCAGCAGACATCGTCTCACCATGTGTCAGCTGGCTGTCCAGTCCTCTGATTGGATCAGGTGAGAAACACAAAACGAGAAAATTAGAAGTTTAGTTATATCAGCAGATGTTTAGTTAtatcaggagaggagagatgtttGGTTAATAGTTTAAAACCACTATTATGATCCTTTGgctctgctgtgtgttttaAATGGGTGTTTTTGTCTGTGGGGTTTGGTGCAGGGTGGACCCCTGGGAGTGTTACCAGGACACCTGGCAGACGACCTGCAGCGTGCTGGAGCATCACCGCGACCTGATGAAGGTGAGGACACGTTTGTCATCATAGCagaagacatactgtatgtgaatgattTCTAGGTATTGTCTTCTTGTGAGGAGCTTTAATGACTGAAGTGAATCTCCATGAGCAACGTCATTACTGGATGATTTAATAGGACTGTGGAAGTTACATTTATTTGGATGTTTGTATCCTtataaaaatgttgtaaaagatAAATGAGCTGCATACTTGGACATGAAGTTTGTATGATATCCCTGTAGGGGTCTGgagatttatattatatattataatttattttattccagCAGTTTAGCTTCTGCactattttttgttttgaattctTATTTTTACTTGCATGATTTTCTTTTATACAACATGTAGCAGCGTCGTTAGAGGAGAACTGAAACTGTTCATGATATGTTTGTTCatcaaaaaatattataatatgctgTAAATATGCTGGTTCTTTGATGCAGGATGGATGTTGGTAAAGTGTCAGACATACCCCCCTGCACCCAGGGGTGGTGTAGCACCTGGCTGGCACTCAGGCGGTTTTTGGCGTCCCGAACCAGAAGTTTGGATATTAGGTCTTTGGCACTTGAGGAGATGTGAGCCCAGTCTTTCGCTGGAAACTCTATATTTGTTATTTCAATCAAAATTGTCCATTGTGAAGTGGGACAGGGTGATTAGCCCAAAGTGGGAAGGATGATTTGTCTAAAGTGGGACAGGATGATTAGCCTAAATTGAGACAGGGTGATTAGTCCAAAGTGGAACAGGGTAATTAGCCCAAAGTGGGACAGGATAATTAGCCTAAAGTGGGACAGGGTGATGAGCCTAAAGTGGGACAGGGTGGCTTGCCTAAGGTGGGACAGGGTGATCAGCCTAAAGTGGGACAGGGTGATTAGCCTAAAGTGGGACAGGATGGCTTGCCTAAAGTGGGACAGGATGGTTTGTCTAAAGTGGGACAGGGTGAATAGCCTAAAGTGGGACAGGGTGATTAGCCTAAGGTGGGACAGGGTGATTAGCCTAAAGTGGGACAGGATGGCTTGCCTAAGGTGGGACAGGATGGTTTGTCTAAAGTGGGACAGGGTGAATAGCCTAAAGTGGGACAGGGTGATTAGCCTAAAGTGGGACAGGATAGCTTGCCTAAGGTGGGACAGGGTGATCAGCCTAAAGTGGGACAGGATGGCTTGCCTAAAGTGGGACAGGATGGTTTGTCTAAAGTGGGACAGGGTGAATAGCCTAAAGTGGGACAGGGTGATTAGCCTAAGGTGGGACAGGGTGATTAGCCTAAAGTGGGACAGGATGATCAGCCTAAAGTGGGACAGGGTGATTAGCCTAAGGTGGGACAGGGTGATTAGCCTAAAGTGGGACAGGATGATCAGCCTAAAGTGGGACAGGGTGATTAGCCTAAAGTGGGACAGGATGGCTTGCCTAAAGTGGGACAGGATGATTCGCCTAAGGTGGGACAGGATGATTTGTCTAAAGTGGGACAGGATGATTCGCCTAAGGTGGGACAGGATGGCTTGCCTAAAGTGGGACAGGATGATTCGCCTAAGGTGGGCCAGGATGATTTGTCTAAAGTGGGACAGGATGATTCGCCTAAGGTGGGACAGGATGGCTTGCCTAAAGTGGGACAGGATGATTCGCCTAAGGTGGGCCAGGATGATTTGTCTAAAGTGGGACAGGATGATCAGCCTAAAGTGGGACAGGATGATCAGCCTAAAGTGGGACATGGTGAATAGCCTAAAGTGGGACAGGATGGCTTGCGTAAAGTGGGACAGGATGGTTTGCTTAAAGTGGGACAGGGTGATTAGCCTAAAGTGGGACATGGTGATTAGCCTAAAGTGGGACAGGATGGTTTGCTTAAAGTTGGACAGGATGGTTTGCCTAAAGTGGGACAGGATGGTTTGCTTAAAGTTGGACAGGATGGTTTGCCTAAAGTGGGACAGGATGGTTTGCTTAAAGTGGGACAGGATGGTTTGCTTAAAGTGGGACAGGATGGTTTGCCTAAAGTGGGACAGGATGGTTTGCCTAAAGTGGGACAGGATGGTTTGCCTAAAGTGGGACAGGATGGTTTGCTTAAAGTGGGACAGGATGGTTTGCTTAAAGTGGGACAGGGTGATTAGCCTAAAGTGGGACATGGTGATTAGCCTAAAGTGGGACAGGATGGTTTGCTTAAAGTTGGACAGGATGGTTTGCCTAAAGTGGGACAGGATGGTTTGCTTAAAGTGGGACAGGATGGTTTGCTTAAAGTGGGACAGGATGGTTTGCCTAAAGTGGGACAGGATGGTTTGCCTAAAGTGGGACAGGATGGTTTGCTTAAAGTGGGACAGGATGGTTTGCTTAAAGTGGGACAGGATGGTTTGCCTAAAGTGGGACAGGATGGTTTGCCTAAAGTGGGACAGGATGGTTTGCTTAAAGTTGGACAGGATGGTTTCCCTAAAGTGGGACACTGAACATGCCATCATTGCACATTTATCCTGGAGTGTTTCCTACATTAATTAAGGTGATTTAAGCCTTTTAACAGACTTTCCTGTTAAAGACTGTCCCACTTTAGGAAATAAAGATTTGTCTGAGATAACTTGGCACTAAGACTACTAATATATCCACCATTTCTCTTATGagtgtgatatctgcattttcttttttggtttgATAAGAACACATCCTGGGGATTTCAGAGTGGTACTGGGTTTGGATTTAATGTCTTggcttcatatcacaatatattccaGAAGTCTAAAATGCAAAAAGATGTCCCACATTAGGCTCATTCATCCTACATTCAGTTAATGTTAGCCAAAGTGCTAGCTTGCTTTGTTTTAGCCACCAACGTGAATTCATTAAGTGTTGCTGTTCACAATGTTTTTGATCCTCAGAGAGTCACCGGCTGCATCCTGTCCAACGTCAACACGCCATCGACGActcctgtgattggtcagccaCAGAACCAGACTCCACCCATCTACCAGAACCACAACAACATGAATCACAAGCCCACAGCCAgtaagccccccccccccccctccccccccttcATATTCATCACATAACCAACAGGAAGGTGTAGCTGTGGTCTTTATACATGAAGCCTCAGATTATTGATGGTTAATGAACGTGATCTCATGACTTCCTGCTTCCTTTCTCTGCTCAGTCAAAATGTGGGGGAAGGTCAGTGAGAGTTTGGGGAAGATCTGCTGCGTCCGTCCTCACATCGATCGCTTCACCTTCGTCGGTAAGTCGACACGACGAAGAGAGAACAGTAAAGTAAACCAGCTGTCTACTcccacatccagcagacattcATACAGAACATACCTGTACATTAATACGATCCTGGAGTTCCTCAGGGTTCTATTCTTGGTCTTCtgtatttaaaatgattttttttgtccactTTTTGTGCCCTGATGAATATCAATCGAATATTCtgtgtttggtctccaccacctcctgaaGGAAGTATCAGGTACAGGTagagtgatcagagtacctgagcaggtagtgatcagaatacctgagcaggtagcgtacagagtacctgagcaggtagtgaacagagtacctgagcaggtagtgatcagaatacctgagcaggtagcgtacagagtacctgagcaggtagtgaacagagtacctgagcaggtagtgaacagagtacctgagcaggtagtgatcagagtacctgagcaggtagcgatcagagtacctgagcaggtagcgtacagagtacctgagcaggtagtgaacagagtacctgagcaggtagtgaacagagtacctgagcaggtagtgatcagagtacctgagcaggtagtgatcagagtacctgagcaggtagtgatcagagtacctgagcaggtagtgatcagagtacctgagcaggtagtgaacagagtacctgagcaggtagtgaacagagtacctgagcaggtagtgaacagagtacctgagcaggtagtgaacagagtacctgagcaggtagtgaacagagtacttACTTTGAGTTTATTAGTGCATATATATCATGCAAAtgtaattaatatatttatttataatttcttTTAAAAGTTGATGATTTGAttatgattaaatattgtataatTATTGAAGACATACAGTAGTACCTTTACTATGTACACTGAGGATGTATTCCATTGTGTTGTGTCAGATGAAAACGCTAACCTGGGGACCGCGATGAGATACGAGGAGATCGGTGAGTATCTGAATCCTGAACACATTCCTGTGTCGTGTTCTTCCTTCCTGCTTCCTGTCTGAACTCCTTCTGGTTCGTTGTATCCAGTAAACATGTTGTTTACTGAGTGAACATGTTGTTTACTGAGGGAACATGTTGTTTACTGAGGAAACATGTTGTTTACTGAGGAAACATGTTGTTTACTGAGTGAACATGTTGTTTACTGAGGAAACATGTTGTTTACTGAGGAAACATGTTGTTTACTGAGGAAACATGTTGTTTACTCAGTGAACATGTTGTTTACTGAGTGAACATGTTGTTTACTGAGTGAACATGTTGTTTACTTAGTGAACATGTTGTTTACTGAGTGAACATGTTGTTTACTGAGGAAACATGTTGTTTACTGAGTGAACATGTTGTTTACTTAGTGAACATGTTGTTTACGGAGTGAACATGTTGTTTACTGAGTGAACATGTTGTTTACTGAGTGAACATGTGTTTTACTGAGTGAACATGTTGTTTACTGAGTGAACATGTTGTTTACGGAGTGAACATGTTGTTTACGGAGTGAACATGTTGTTTACTGAGTGAACATGTTGTTTACGGAGTGAACATGTTGTTTACCGAGTGAACATGTTGTTTACTGAGTGAACATGTTGTTTACGGAGTGAACATGTGTTTTACGGAGTAAACATGTGTTTTACAGAGTGAACATGTGTTTTACGGAGTAAACGTGTGTTTGACTGAGGACGTGTCTCTTTCCTCCTGCCTGTTTGTCGTCTGTAGAGTTACGCATCTTGCTCCTGTGTGGCAGTGATCTCCTGGAGTCCTTCTGCATCCCTGGTCTGTGGAAGGACAGTGATGTAAGCACACTGTAGCCCCGCCCCCACCCAACATTTAGCCCCGCCCCTTCGCTCTTTCCTCTGAACGCCATCGTAATAACCCGACAGGTCATTTCGATGCGGTTGACAAAGGAAACGCCTGCAACAAGAAAGCGTTCGCATGCAGCGTTATTCTTCTGTCTCACTGCTAACGGgctaaacatcatgctgtgaatgctagctgttagcaagagtgtgttccaatccacgtacctccagaagtacacttcaatgtagtgcactttgtgcactctgtactcacttgagtagtgcgtaaatttcagcggggtaggatcatctcaaatcgaatactctgcggcgcactgaccggaaatgacgatcgcaacatttgagcgcggctcgctacccgccaaaatatcttctgaaaaaaaatgaaagcagagtggaaattacgtttccaacgtctccgcctacgatgtgtcctcctgttggctgaaaatgcaccggtatgtttacgtattgttttattctgttacctacgtatgtttgaatagtggtcgtggtcgtggctccgccccttccgctacgtagccaagatggcgacagttgagtgtggaaagtgtccagcgttccacactcaaccaTCTGACCGTtagagtacaacatccgggtactttgagtgcactgcattttgccgtacttcccagtgtgaacgcacttatgcactcaaagtagtaagtgtaagtacagaagtacgcggattggaacacagtGCAAGAGACAACCAAGTAATGCAACGGTTCAAATGATATAACTGGTGGGACTCGTTTAAGGCTAGTCATTTTAAGGGAATTATTTTGAATTCAAAGACACAATTTTGTAATTTGAGGGAACGTTTCAACAAGAATGTCCCCCTGATCGTCCCCAACAAGAgttcaaatgcagtttttagCTGATGGTAACACCAAaggtatacagtacatgtggaATTACAACCAATACTGACTAGTTACAAAACACCTTGATTCACCCCCAAATTCATCTTTGGGTTGAGAACAGGGCCTGTAGTTCAAGGTTGGCCAGCGAGGACTAATATTCCTGCTATATAGCGTGTTGCTAGTTGCTAACGTTAGCGGTTAGCCTTCAGTCAGAAACGTAACGGCAAAAGTCAGTAGAGTATTGCTGATATGTTCGATTCACTTCATTCGGTGATCAAcaatgtgaatagatgataaacctcctagtgggtgtagcagggccctactgacccacatctatgaggctgataaccactgataacgccccaTTTAATGACCCGCTAATAGTCTAACCAGCTGATCATGGATTGGTTGGGTTATAAATGCTGGTGTGACTGGGACCCTTAAAGCCACAGTTACCACCTTCAGACGGGTGTGAGGAGCGACTGAGGGTGGTGTTTCTGTGGTTCCAGATGGAGGTGATCGTGGGGGACTTTGGGATCGTGGTGGTTCCTCGTGATGGCGCCGACACAGAGAGGATCATGAATCACTCCTCCATTCTCCGCAAGTTCAAGGTCAGTATCACCATTAAGCTCTGGTTCCTTCTGACATCGACGTTTAGCCTGTATGGAAGACAAACGTTGTCATTTAGCCTGTATGGAAGACAAACATCGTCCTTGTTTAGCCTGTATGGAAGACAAACGTCCTCCTTCATTGTCTCATCTCATCTTGTTTCCAGGACAACATCACCGTGGTGAAAGACGGGATGAGCCACCCGATGTCCATCGTCAGCTCAACCAAGAGCAGGTGGGGATTAAAGTTTCAGTAAAGAGACGCTGAAATGTTAGAAACCTGCCACAGAGCTTGATAGTGTGTAATCTAAACTCGTTTGCATATAAATGGTacagtaagagttagtgacgtaggaTAAAAAGAGAGTAAGACCACTCGTGGTGGACAGGTCCAACAAACTCCGGATTttaaaccaggagacccgtgttagAGACCGTCGTTTACGTTACGTTAGTGGCGTTACGCTGGTGGCGTTACGCTGGTGACGTTACCTTAGTGTCGTTACGCTGGTGGCGTTACGCTGGTGACGTTACCTTAGTGTCGTTACGTTGGTGTCGTTACGTTGGTGGCGTTACGTTGGTGGCGTTACGTTGGTGGCGTTATGTTGGTGgcgttacgttagtgacgttggtgacgtgttttctgtagctgtgttacgttgtttccgtacgtgtttacTTAGTTTAAATACTTATTTAatcccaaccatgacgtttccccttaccttaactaagtggttttcttgcctgaacctaactgtcaacatttgcgtggcgtacaaatgacacacgaaaatactaaaatgcgtcctcatgacacgtggaatgtctGTGTactgtcgtggtatttatacgccttcctgtgagaccgggttgataTAACAGAGTATTGCATATGTAGAGTATTGGCTACTGTGTTTTTCCCCTCCGGTGTATTTGAGCACACAGAAGTTGATAATtaataaggctgtcaaagttaacgtgataataacgcgttataacgccaataatttctttaacgcatcaatgcaacttgcgatttttttaattaacatcttaaaaatccgacagcGGACCCGGCTGCTATTCCATCTGTCAGCGGTTGTaacgagctcagttttaaagccagagtgaagatccctttttgaaaatgaaaaaaaaaaaatgtttttgaaaggctaaacgccaactaacattgaagcagaatatttcattagataaaaactagggctgtcaaagtaaacatgataataacacgttaacacattattttataacgtattaacgcaacttgcgactTTCAACTTTTACCAGGCTGCAccggaagatactggtatcatatgaaactagaaaacctgatgaagcCGTTGGAACCAACCATGTTGTGTGATGTAGTGGCGGAGCCCAAGACAAATTTCCTTGcgggacaataaagtatatctcatcttattttatcttacttTCAATCAATGAAGGTGAACCAatgtgtgacctttgaccttcctTATATTCAGTAGAAATGTTGAAACTAgaactgtcaaagttaacacgataataacacgttaacgcaaattagttttaacgccactgacgCAATTCATATTTCGGAGGTCGTAgcggctcagctttaaagctagagtcaagatactggtatcatctgaaactatagaacctgatgaatccatcggtaccaaccatgtaataCTAGCTGGTAGTGAAGGacgttaaataatgctccaatcATAGATGATCTACCATCGGTTTGCTCTGACGTTAATATTCAGATGTACGCCGATGATACGGTTGTCTATGCACAtggcaaaaacaaagatgaagcTGCATCAAAagtgtctaatattatagtattcggttttaaagctagagtgaagatcctggtatcatatgaaactataaaacctgatgaatcaatcggtaccaaccatgtcatactaactggTAGTGAAGTAGGTTAAATAACGCAACAAAGttacgctgaattttggcgaggaaaaactgtcatgtccattttcaaaggggtcccttgacctctgacctcaagatatgtgaatgaaaatgggttctatgggtacccacgagtctcccctttacagacatgcccactttatgataatcacatgcagtttggggcaagtcaaagtcaagtcagcacactgacacactgacagatgttgctgcctgttgggctgcagtttgccatgttatgattggagcatattgttttatgctaaatgcagtacctgtgagggtttctggacaatatctgtcattagtttgtgttgttaattgatttacaataataaatatatacatacattttgcataaagcagcatattagtccactcccatgttgatcagaggattaaatacttgactaatctccctttaaggttcatttagaacagataaaacatgtgcgattAACCATGATGAACTATTTTAAGTGACTGACAAccctaatatataaataaatagataaatatgtcCCCCCCCCATCAGACTGGCCCTGCAGCACGGTGACGGCCATGTTGTGGACTACCTGAGTCAGCCCGTCATCGACTACATCCTGCAGAGTCAGCTGTACATCAACGCCTCCGGATAAACACGACAACCTGCCCGCATGACAACAGGAAGTACGGGGTTTGGGGCGGGGGGGTACCTACACCCACCATCATCTATATGaatatacccccccccccccccccccccccccccctcccaaacaaaccaactaactaacttccctctctgtcttctgTGTCAAACATATACTCTTCTTTGAGCTTTCTGGAGCGTTAGTGTCCCTCCTTCTGTTTGAGTCATGTGACGTTACCatcggggggtggggggtgatgTAGAGCAGGTATGGAGGTAAAATCTCTAAAAGGGCTGCTGAAGTGTATTTTTCCACTGCGATGGTGACGGCGGCGTTTTCTCTGTTTGTTATCTGTCTTTATTAAAGTGTTGGGGGTGCATGACACACAGCCAGGCATGCTCAGTGTCCCCGGGGcagatgggaaaaaaaaaaaaaacttgcgtTTAGCTAAAAGGCGACGGGGCTTCACGCACGACAAACAGATTCGTTGGGAAGAGTTTAAAAATGACCCAATTTTCTCATATTAATTCTATCGTTTTCTCTTTAGAATAAGGATGTAGAAATGTTCCTGCGTGAGGCCCGACGTCGTCCCAGCTGGGCTCCATTCCTGCAACAACTACGCTCAGCTACCGTCTCAGccatagatatagatatatgtagacatactgtatactgtatacatagacatatactcaccggccactttattaggcacacctgttcaattgcttgttaacacaaatagctaatcagccaatcacatggcagcaactcaatgcaattaggcatctagacgcggtgaagacgacttgctgaagttcaaaccgagcatcagaacggggaagaaaggggatttaagtgactttgaacgtggcatggttgttggtgccagacgggctggtctgagtattaaactgctgatctactgggattttcacgcacaaccatctctagggtttacagagaatggtcccaacaagagaacagatccagtgagcgggggttgtgtggacggaaatgccttgttgatgtcagaggtcagaggagaatgggcagagtggttggagatgatagaaaggcaacagtaactcaaataaccactcgttacaaccaaggtatgcagaatagcatctctgaacgcacaacacgtccaaccttgaagcagatgaagaccacccggtactagcaaggtgtacctaataaagtggccggtatatacatagacgctgtattgactcctggatcgtacgtcaatgtgggcgccatattggacagggcaagactggcctgtaaccctcTGTACTAGTGAACGAGGGAGCGgctgtttttctggataaaaagcacctACATTTACACCTACACGTCTACATTTATCAACCGAATAACGagtcgttattatattaaagggtttataatgtaaatttatgattttaatCCCGGATAAATTCCTATACTTTTCTCGCAAATTTATGATtatataatctcagagaatattcaatctttttttctcgtaaatttctgaCTTTAATCTCGGAGAATTTCAGATTTCTTTTCGCAAATTGGTGACGTTATTCTCTCAGagaattaataatattaataatgaccTAATAACTGATTGAATCCCACCATATCGAAGGACAGACCGCTGATCCAGGAACTGGAAGCAGTGACGTTAACGAACGCATTTAACCGTTTTTATACCAAAATctttgggaaaagaaaaaaaaatgtaacttaacgttactcctcgtagatcataaacccTTTAACATAATAACGACTCGAAAtcagttgagaaatgtagacgttatagtgctttttatccagaaaaacaggagctcccccgttcacttgtatgtgtttacaagccagtcttgccctgtccaatatggcgcccacgttgacgcATCGCTGCAACGGGTTGAAGCGTCCAATGTGGCGTCTacgtatatatgtctatgtatatctatgtatatatatatgtctatggtgTCAGCCCTCCGTCTCAGTCCTGCTGTAGCTATATAACTGTACATAGTGACACACCGTTCATAGTCCAGGTCAACGGTTCAACCTCGGAGCTAAATCTATATCAACCTGCCGGTAACCATCACCGTTAAACTGACTACAAACATGGAGGAGGATTTAAACACAGAACGGATCCACATCAGGACAgagttgatgatgatgatgatgatgatgatgatgatgatgatgatgatgatgatgatgatgatgatgatgatgagcttTTGTAGAACACATCCCCAGCAGGcagcagtgttgttgttgttgttgttgttgttgttgttgttgttggactgttttatttcttcttcatgTGCTCCTGTTGGCTCTTCTTCCTGTAGACTGCATGCTTAGACATGTTTGGTTCTGGCATGAACGTCCATCACTCGGTAAACTTTGATCTGTTGTGAAcgtgtttgcaaaaaaaaaaaaaaaaaaaggaaaagaaacaacacaaaaagttaaaatatatatataatatatatataaatataatatacagtgGGGACCATCATCACCCCCGTCTGCTCATTTTCTATTCACTCTGTAAATCTACTGAAGGTCAGTGTGGGGGTGTGGGGGTGTGTGCCTgagtgcgtgtgcgtgtgcatgtgagtgcgtgtgcgtgtgcgtgtgtgtgtgttgatttcAGGTCTCTTTCTGTTGAACCATGTAGCTGAAAATGAACCCTGTTTTCTGTATTAATATTAATCTGCCTTTTGTTGCTCTGACTTCTTTTGATTGTAAACTGTAATGCACTCTTAAAAGTGAGGTGTCatctttagtgtgtgtgtgtgtgtgtgtgtgtgtgtgtgtgtgtgtgtgtgtgtgtgtgtgtgcgtgtgcgtttATAGATCAGGATCCCATAATATTAAAGGGGCTGTATGTAAgcttttacacgtataaacgtTTTTTATTGCCgatgtgtgaacaggttttaGCCTAAAACATGAGCCCTTCCATGGCTCTCTGggtttcctctctcagcctgtagacggaTTTTAACGTGAAGAACGTGGGACGtttttttccgggaaaatccaaaggatgtgatgtcatcatgcgCGTCCGCGAGTGCTGTTACTCTCTTCAGCTTCACtaacagggctaacagtgtgcaacgatagctaacgttcggttagaaatggagtccaacAAGCCAAGCCTcgaggaagagcgccggtcctTGATCCCaatttttcagatttctttttcagattttttgggacttttttttattttccaacatttttcagtcttttttcggatattttcagacatttttcattttttttaaacggaAAACGGACCCCAAGCTGGCAAAATTCCTGCTGGACAGAAAGCTGACATtcctgccaagcatgtgaaatatatagtgatattgtggttttagctgctaacgttgctaacgttaatcaacatgatgcctgtctatcacgttcagtctcgtgtgcgTCGCCTCACTGTTCTGACTCTGCGTCTACGCATCgcgagcacgagcaacaggacgctgactgtcgttgaattaacggccacaagtgtcgccgttaacaagctatttctgattcttccatatagtccctttaatg
It includes:
- the nmnat2 gene encoding nicotinamide/nicotinic acid mononucleotide adenylyltransferase 2; translation: MTENTKTHVILLSCGSFNPVTKGHIHMFEKAREYLHKTGRFIVIGGIISPVHDSYGKPGLVPSRHRLTMCQLAVQSSDWIRVDPWECYQDTWQTTCSVLEHHRDLMKRVTGCILSNVNTPSTTPVIGQPQNQTPPIYQNHNNMNHKPTAIKMWGKVSESLGKICCVRPHIDRFTFVDENANLGTAMRYEEIELRILLLCGSDLLESFCIPGLWKDSDMEVIVGDFGIVVVPRDGADTERIMNHSSILRKFKDNITVVKDGMSHPMSIVSSTKSRLALQHGDGHVVDYLSQPVIDYILQSQLYINASG